Proteins encoded within one genomic window of Gammaproteobacteria bacterium:
- a CDS encoding histone deacetylase: MIGDREVTVFYDERMLEHRPDPNHPFMPGRMDRRVRTILDGLGVSWDYPEHPGRLTAIRDLLEQKPIPGVRIEAGVAATRKQLARVHTTSYLEAIYELRGKDAWLDIDTTAVSAGSVKAAELAAGTAIAAVEAVVSGRTPTAFALVRPPGHHAEPVRARGFCLFNNVAVAAAHAQAKLGCERVLIIDWDVHHGNGTQEIFWADPDVMLFDTHVAAPFYPGSGLLEEVGGGMGEGTTVNVPLPTGAGDAAMIKAFREILVPAAEHFDPDLVLVSAGFDPHRLDMAMNMSYDGFSALTGIVMDIAERHCDGRLAMVLEGGYNLESLSNGVHSVLEVLAGGTPAEPTEPGTEEVEYAAEFHRNAFLAD, translated from the coding sequence ATGATCGGTGATCGCGAAGTGACGGTGTTCTACGACGAACGCATGCTCGAGCACCGGCCCGACCCGAATCATCCGTTCATGCCCGGCCGCATGGATCGTCGCGTGCGTACCATCCTCGATGGCCTCGGTGTCAGCTGGGACTATCCCGAGCATCCGGGAAGGCTGACCGCCATCCGCGACCTGCTTGAACAGAAGCCAATCCCTGGTGTGCGGATCGAAGCTGGTGTTGCCGCCACTCGCAAGCAGCTGGCCCGCGTGCATACCACCTCCTACCTGGAAGCCATCTACGAACTGCGCGGCAAGGATGCCTGGCTGGATATCGATACCACCGCCGTATCGGCGGGCAGCGTCAAGGCCGCCGAACTGGCGGCCGGTACCGCAATTGCTGCCGTCGAAGCCGTGGTGTCCGGCCGGACACCGACTGCCTTCGCGCTGGTGCGTCCACCCGGGCATCATGCCGAGCCGGTTCGTGCGCGCGGCTTCTGCCTGTTCAACAACGTGGCGGTGGCTGCCGCACATGCACAGGCAAAACTCGGTTGCGAGCGAGTGCTGATCATTGACTGGGATGTGCATCATGGCAACGGCACCCAGGAGATCTTCTGGGCCGATCCGGACGTGATGCTCTTCGACACGCACGTCGCAGCGCCGTTCTACCCGGGCTCGGGCTTGCTGGAAGAAGTTGGCGGCGGCATGGGTGAAGGCACGACCGTCAATGTGCCGCTCCCGACGGGCGCTGGCGATGCGGCCATGATCAAGGCGTTCCGCGAAATACTCGTCCCCGCTGCGGAGCATTTCGATCCGGATCTCGTGCTGGTGTCGGCCGGCTTCGATCCACATCGCCTCGATATGGCGATGAACATGAGTTACGACGGTTTCTCGGCACTGACCGGGATCGTCATGGACATCGCCGAACGGCATTGTGATGGCCGCCTGGCGATGGTGCTGGAAGGCGGCTACAACCTGGAGTCCTTGTCGAACGGCGTCCACAGCGTGCTGGAAGTTCTCGCCGGCGGAACACCCGCAGAACCGACAGAGCCGGGAACAGAAGAAGTCGAGTACGCCGCGGAGTTCCACCGCAACGCGTTCCTGGCCGACTGA